A genomic segment from Arcobacter acticola encodes:
- a CDS encoding Sua5 YciO YrdC YwlC family protein encodes MDSSLIYLVQTDTTVGFSSSSDEKLSTVKQRPLTKKILNTVDSFDTLSKNTRIPKNFRKKVRNSKKTTFIYPNGMSFRVVPKDSDFYDFIHKFRILYSTSANKTAETFEKDFATIGADILVEDKKGFYETTASTIIKLSKRTLKKIR; translated from the coding sequence TTAATCTATCTAGTTCAAACAGATACAACAGTAGGGTTCTCATCATCAAGTGATGAGAAACTCTCAACTGTGAAACAAAGACCACTTACAAAAAAAATACTAAATACAGTTGACTCTTTTGATACATTAAGTAAAAATACAAGAATTCCTAAAAATTTTAGAAAAAAAGTAAGAAATAGTAAAAAAACAACATTTATCTATCCAAATGGAATGTCATTTAGAGTAGTACCTAAAGATTCAGATTTCTATGACTTTATCCATAAATTCAGAATTTTATATTCAACTTCTGCAAATAAAACAGCAGAAACGTTTGAAAAAGATTTTGCAACAATCGGAGCTGATATTCTAGTAGAAGATAAAAAAGGTTTTTACGAAACTACAGCATCTACAATAATCAAGTTATCAAAAAGAACTTTAAAGAAAATAAGATAG
- a CDS encoding DEAD/DEAH box helicase family protein gives MFEAGLYEQLLNKIISEKIDNTCIDKFYIKTSQIQKAEASQILTNYCAKIIKFALDLISGEDSIQKQIELINKIILILENEIQKQDFTQNIVDLNGNLLKAVLPKIDSDIVHFDNYIKEITPYTGLTQSELFTGSNAGVSLESEIKKEILSSDKIYLLVSFIKWSGIRIFEKELREFTSKGNKLKIITTSYMGATDLKAVEFLASLPNTQIKVSYNTANERLHAKSYLFFRNTGFHTGYIGSSNISKSALTSGLEWNLKVTTAEISHIIKKFEKTFETYWEDKEFELFTGEQKEKLQIALKNDSIENQNRFSTFFDIRPFHYQEEILEELQTQRNIHKRFKNLVVAATGTGKTVISAFDYKRFKNQNKKAKLLFVAHRKEILLQARDTFQSIFRDNNFGELWVDGIEPNSYEYLFASVQTLQNNIESLQLSQNYFDFIIIDEVHHIAAKSYRPILEKFNPKILLGLTATPERMDNENILNDFCDVIAAEIRLPEALNRKLLCPFQYFGISDNINLQNIKWQNGKYQVSQLSDALSTRQRVGDILLKCKEYLTDINDVIALGFCVSQEHAMFMSENFCKAGLRADYLISGNKNRNDIKYKLLSKEINYLFVVDIFNEGVDIPQIDTVLFLRPIESLTVFLQQLGRGLRFADNKECLTVLDFVGNARDEYDFEGKFRGLIGKTSTSIKDEIENEFPHLPLGCSIVLEKKAKEHILNNIKKATILGKRKIINKIQNFQSYTNLPLTIKNFTKVNHITLEKLYKNDSFTKLCYEANVVKDFSEINEKELVRAITKKLLLTKSYKYFQFILELIKNDFKFNLDCEEEKLMALMVYYDFFQEASLFDNLEEGIKYIGENKLLSN, from the coding sequence ATGTTTGAAGCAGGATTATACGAACAACTATTAAACAAAATTATTTCTGAAAAAATAGATAATACATGTATTGATAAATTTTATATAAAAACATCACAAATTCAAAAAGCAGAAGCTTCCCAAATACTTACAAACTATTGTGCAAAGATAATCAAATTTGCATTAGATTTAATAAGTGGTGAAGATAGTATTCAAAAACAAATAGAGCTTATTAATAAAATTATATTGATTTTAGAAAATGAAATACAAAAACAAGACTTTACTCAAAATATAGTTGATTTAAATGGAAATCTATTAAAAGCAGTTTTACCAAAAATTGATTCAGATATTGTACATTTTGACAATTATATAAAAGAAATTACCCCATATACTGGATTAACTCAAAGTGAACTTTTTACAGGTAGTAATGCAGGTGTATCACTTGAAAGTGAAATAAAAAAAGAGATTTTATCATCAGATAAAATATATCTACTTGTTTCTTTTATAAAATGGTCTGGAATAAGAATATTTGAAAAAGAACTTCGTGAATTTACAAGTAAAGGTAATAAACTTAAAATCATTACTACTTCGTATATGGGAGCAACGGATTTAAAAGCAGTTGAATTTTTAGCAAGCTTACCAAATACGCAGATTAAAGTTTCTTATAATACAGCAAATGAAAGGCTTCATGCAAAATCGTATCTATTCTTTAGAAATACTGGTTTTCACACTGGCTATATTGGCTCTTCAAATATTTCAAAAAGTGCATTAACAAGTGGCTTAGAATGGAATCTAAAAGTTACAACAGCTGAAATATCTCATATCATTAAAAAATTTGAAAAAACTTTTGAAACATATTGGGAAGATAAAGAGTTTGAACTTTTTACAGGTGAACAAAAAGAAAAGCTACAAATAGCATTAAAAAATGACTCTATAGAAAATCAAAATAGATTTTCTACTTTTTTTGATATTAGACCATTCCATTATCAAGAAGAGATTTTGGAAGAGTTACAAACCCAAAGAAATATACACAAACGTTTTAAAAACTTAGTTGTCGCTGCAACAGGTACAGGTAAAACTGTAATTAGTGCATTTGATTATAAAAGATTTAAAAATCAAAATAAAAAAGCAAAGCTTCTTTTTGTTGCACATCGTAAAGAGATTTTACTTCAAGCAAGAGATACTTTTCAATCAATTTTTAGAGATAATAATTTTGGTGAATTATGGGTAGATGGAATTGAACCAAATAGTTATGAATATCTTTTTGCATCAGTTCAAACTTTACAAAATAATATTGAATCACTTCAGTTATCACAAAACTATTTTGATTTTATAATTATTGATGAAGTTCATCATATTGCAGCAAAAAGTTATCGCCCAATATTAGAAAAATTTAATCCAAAAATACTTTTAGGGCTTACAGCAACACCTGAGAGAATGGATAACGAAAATATATTAAATGATTTTTGTGATGTAATTGCAGCTGAAATTAGACTTCCTGAAGCATTAAATAGAAAACTACTTTGTCCTTTTCAATATTTTGGTATTAGTGATAATATTAATTTACAAAATATTAAATGGCAAAATGGTAAATATCAAGTAAGCCAATTGAGTGATGCATTATCTACAAGACAAAGAGTTGGAGATATTTTATTAAAATGTAAAGAGTATTTAACAGATATAAATGATGTTATTGCTTTAGGATTTTGTGTTTCACAAGAACATGCAATGTTTATGAGTGAGAATTTTTGTAAAGCTGGATTGAGGGCAGATTATCTAATCAGTGGAAATAAAAATCGTAATGATATTAAATATAAATTATTAAGCAAAGAAATAAATTATCTTTTTGTTGTTGATATTTTTAATGAAGGAGTTGATATTCCCCAAATTGATACCGTTTTATTTTTACGTCCGATAGAGAGTTTAACTGTATTTTTACAACAACTAGGACGTGGGCTTAGATTTGCTGATAATAAAGAGTGCTTAACTGTTTTAGATTTTGTAGGAAATGCAAGAGATGAATATGATTTTGAAGGAAAATTTAGAGGTCTAATAGGTAAAACATCAACTTCAATAAAAGATGAAATAGAAAATGAATTTCCACATCTTCCTTTAGGATGCTCAATAGTTCTAGAAAAAAAAGCAAAAGAACATATTTTAAATAATATTAAAAAAGCAACAATACTTGGGAAAAGAAAAATTATTAATAAAATTCAAAACTTTCAAAGTTACACAAATTTACCGCTCACTATTAAAAATTTTACAAAAGTAAATCATATTACACTCGAAAAACTTTATAAAAATGATAGTTTTACTAAGTTATGTTATGAGGCAAATGTTGTAAAAGATTTTAGTGAGATAAACGAAAAAGAGCTTGTACGAGCTATCACAAAGAAATTATTACTCACTAAATCTTATAAATATTTTCAATTTATTTTAGAACTTATTAAAAATGATTTTAAATTTAATTTAGATTGTGAAGAAGAAAAATTAATGGCACTTATGGTGTATTATGATTTTTTCCAAGAAGCAAGTTTATTTGACAATTTAGAGGAAGGAATAAAATATATCGGCGAAAATAAATTATTATCAAATTAA
- a CDS encoding DUF3427 domain-containing protein: protein MSEKINYIEYNLNLPFQTPIKVHSRYTREQILAGFGVHSFDKKFSSREGVLDIKDKNTELLFVTLEKTEEKYSPTTMYDDYAINEKLFHWQSQNSTKPESLKGQSYITHKQDEKNIILFVRESNHDENKNVMTYVCLGKVFYKSHYGSQPMSITWELEQEIPPFLWKYIAKMSVG from the coding sequence TTGAGTGAAAAAATAAACTATATTGAATATAATTTAAATCTTCCTTTTCAAACACCAATAAAAGTGCACTCAAGATATACAAGAGAGCAGATTTTAGCTGGCTTTGGCGTTCATAGTTTTGATAAGAAATTTAGTAGCCGGGAAGGTGTATTAGATATAAAAGATAAAAATACAGAACTTCTTTTTGTAACTTTAGAAAAAACCGAAGAAAAATATTCTCCAACTACAATGTATGATGATTATGCAATTAATGAAAAATTGTTTCATTGGCAATCTCAAAATAGTACCAAACCAGAATCGCTAAAAGGTCAGAGTTATATCACTCATAAACAAGATGAAAAAAATATAATTCTATTTGTTAGAGAATCAAATCATGATGAAAATAAAAATGTTATGACATATGTATGTCTAGGTAAGGTTTTTTATAAATCTCATTATGGAAGTCAACCTATGAGTATTACCTGGGAATTAGAACAGGAAATCCCACCATTTTTATGGAAATATATTGCAAAAATGTCAGTGGGTTGA
- a CDS encoding helix-turn-helix domain-containing protein, producing MELTTIKIGKTIKKRRKELNLELKDLQDYSGVNYVSISDIENGKANPTVKTLEKLLDVLGMELDIKVKIK from the coding sequence ATGGAACTAACAACTATAAAAATAGGTAAAACTATAAAGAAGAGAAGAAAAGAATTAAATCTTGAACTAAAAGATTTACAAGATTATTCTGGTGTTAATTATGTTTCAATCTCAGATATTGAAAATGGAAAAGCAAATCCTACAGTTAAAACACTCGAAAAGCTTTTAGATGTACTAGGAATGGAATTAGACATTAAAGTAAAGATTAAATAA
- a CDS encoding HipA N-terminal domain-containing protein — MQKGKVFRNNIFAGLLKKLDENSYSFVYDEEYLNKENAKPISLTLPLQKKEFTSKYLFPFFYNLLAEGKLKDIQCKELRIDMNDDFSRLLLTTKENTIGSITIEKDEI; from the coding sequence ATGCAAAAAGGAAAAGTTTTTAGAAATAATATATTTGCTGGTTTACTTAAAAAGCTTGATGAAAATAGCTATAGTTTTGTTTATGATGAAGAGTATTTAAATAAAGAAAATGCAAAACCTATTAGTTTGACTTTGCCCTTACAAAAAAAAGAGTTTACATCAAAATATTTATTTCCTTTTTTTTATAATTTATTAGCAGAAGGTAAACTAAAAGATATTCAATGCAAAGAGCTTAGAATTGATATGAACGATGATTTTTCAAGATTACTATTAACAACAAAAGAGAACACTATAGGTTCTATTACAATAGAAAAAGATGAGATATAA
- a CDS encoding type II toxin-antitoxin system HipA family toxin produces the protein MENKICLGCLAIDKKLRNNYCPKCIKELFNGTVPNPLTFDKVEFTKKRAELSARMSISGVQDKISLTFEKKDLIPTATNGRYILKPIPSGDGHIQNEKDIAANEHLSMLISKNIFKIPTASCGLIKFSDGELAYITKRFDYDEFSNLKYDQEDFAGVMGITPITHGENYKYDACSYLDCAKIIKKYVASSIISQEDFFKRIILNYLICNGDAHIKNFSLYSKADSIEYFLTPNYDLLNTRFHINEKYGDMAIDLLDDYTSTYEAYGYYTYDDFKTFAKYIDLLEIRFNKIMKFIEDSYQEVEILIDKSFLSPKAKEFYKESYKDRMKRLRLK, from the coding sequence ATGGAAAACAAGATATGTTTAGGCTGTTTAGCAATAGATAAAAAATTAAGAAATAACTATTGTCCAAAATGTATTAAAGAACTTTTTAATGGAACTGTGCCAAATCCTTTAACTTTTGATAAAGTTGAATTTACTAAAAAAAGAGCTGAACTATCTGCAAGAATGTCAATCTCAGGAGTACAAGACAAAATCTCTTTAACTTTTGAAAAGAAAGATTTAATTCCAACTGCAACAAATGGAAGATATATTTTAAAACCTATTCCAAGTGGAGATGGACATATTCAAAATGAAAAAGATATTGCTGCAAATGAACATTTATCTATGCTTATTTCAAAGAATATCTTTAAAATTCCTACAGCATCATGTGGATTGATAAAATTTAGTGATGGGGAACTAGCTTATATAACAAAAAGATTTGATTACGATGAATTTTCAAATTTAAAATATGATCAAGAAGATTTTGCAGGAGTTATGGGTATTACTCCTATAACTCATGGAGAAAACTATAAGTATGATGCTTGTAGTTACTTGGATTGTGCAAAGATAATAAAAAAATATGTAGCATCAAGTATAATATCCCAAGAAGATTTTTTTAAAAGAATTATTTTAAATTATCTAATATGCAATGGTGATGCTCATATTAAGAACTTCTCTTTATATAGTAAAGCAGATTCTATAGAATATTTTTTAACACCAAATTATGATTTATTAAATACTAGATTTCATATAAATGAAAAGTATGGAGATATGGCAATAGATTTATTAGATGATTATACATCTACTTATGAAGCTTATGGTTATTATACTTATGATGATTTTAAAACTTTTGCTAAGTATATAGATTTACTTGAAATTAGATTTAATAAAATTATGAAATTTATTGAAGATTCATATCAAGAGGTAGAGATACTAATTGATAAATCTTTTCTAAGCCCTAAAGCAAAAGAGTTTTATAAAGAATCATATAAAGATAGAATGAAAAGATTGAGGCTTAAATAA
- a CDS encoding PAS domain-containing protein, whose amino-acid sequence MNSNELKLSVDSFLLSETDEKGIIRYANEEFCQFAEYKLEELIGKPHNIVRHADMPKAAFKDLWETVQKGKPWKGFVKNSTKSGKFYWVFATVFPFIACDGSKAYISCRRMASQDEIDKYTAIYKKMK is encoded by the coding sequence ATGAATTCAAATGAACTTAAACTTTCAGTTGATTCTTTTTTATTATCAGAAACTGATGAAAAAGGAATTATTCGTTATGCTAACGAAGAATTTTGTCAATTTGCAGAGTATAAACTTGAAGAACTAATAGGAAAACCACACAATATTGTAAGACATGCTGATATGCCAAAGGCTGCATTTAAAGATTTGTGGGAAACAGTGCAAAAAGGGAAACCATGGAAAGGTTTTGTGAAAAATAGTACAAAGTCTGGAAAGTTTTATTGGGTTTTCGCAACTGTATTTCCATTTATTGCCTGTGATGGTTCCAAAGCTTACATTTCATGCCGAAGAATGGCTTCTCAAGATGAGATTGATAAATATACAGCCATATACAAAAAAATGAAATAG
- a CDS encoding nitrate- and nitrite sensing domain-containing protein — protein MITTLKRLSIVNKMKLISGFPLIFIIILSLSVLFDSYEKKNKLESIKEIVVLNTKISLLLHETQKERGTSAGYLGSKGVKFKEDLLKQRTLTDARISEFNTFLATFPFQKYSSNNKKIMDKAVNDLLNIKDIRSKVDSLGIETKKAIEYYTNMNADFLIFVANTSLIADNSELVNNIKGTSKN, from the coding sequence ATGATAACAACTTTAAAAAGATTATCTATTGTAAATAAAATGAAATTAATCTCTGGATTTCCTCTAATATTTATTATTATTTTATCATTAAGCGTTTTATTTGATTCTTATGAAAAAAAGAACAAATTAGAATCAATCAAAGAAATAGTGGTATTAAATACGAAAATATCACTTTTATTACATGAAACACAAAAAGAAAGAGGAACAAGTGCTGGTTATTTAGGAAGTAAGGGAGTTAAATTTAAAGAAGATCTATTAAAACAAAGAACCCTTACAGATGCTAGAATTAGTGAGTTTAATACTTTTTTAGCTACTTTCCCCTTTCAAAAATATTCTTCAAATAATAAAAAAATTATGGATAAAGCAGTAAATGATTTATTGAATATTAAAGATATTAGATCTAAAGTTGATAGCTTAGGAATTGAAACAAAAAAAGCAATTGAATATTATACAAATATGAATGCAGATTTTTTAATTTTTGTAGCTAATACTTCATTAATTGCAGATAACTCTGAACTTGTAAATAATATTAAGGGCACCTCTAAAAATTAG
- a CDS encoding IS5 family transposase, whose amino-acid sequence MAGLFDYEFQLEKINKHQPPLQKLNKIIDWEMFRETIESALEKEDRKSNAGRKPYDKLLMFKILILQRYYNLSDEQTEFQIKDRLSFLDFLGLQIGDDVPDEKTIWLFKEQLKEKGLSKKLFELFTSKLISNGIVAKEGTIVDASFVNVPKQRNTRDENKQIKEDKMPQSFEDNPNKKAQKDCDARWTTKGGQREYGYKDHVASDQKTKIITKYEVTPASTHDSQVVKDLIDGDDNTLYADSAYKSEETEQYLESKNVKSKVIKRAYRNKPLTNAQHKENYKHSKTRVRVEHIFGTLTTQMHNALNLLSIGIDRIKSTIGLTNLTYNLVRYEQMVRLQKVKLI is encoded by the coding sequence ATGGCAGGACTATTTGACTACGAATTTCAATTGGAAAAAATCAATAAACATCAACCACCGCTACAAAAACTAAACAAGATTATTGATTGGGAGATGTTTAGAGAAACAATTGAATCAGCTTTAGAAAAAGAGGATAGAAAGTCAAATGCAGGAAGAAAGCCATACGATAAATTGCTAATGTTTAAAATTTTAATACTTCAACGATATTATAATCTTTCAGATGAACAAACAGAATTTCAGATCAAAGATAGATTATCATTTTTAGATTTTTTAGGATTGCAAATCGGTGATGATGTACCAGATGAAAAGACTATATGGTTGTTTAAAGAGCAACTAAAAGAGAAAGGTTTATCCAAAAAATTATTTGAACTATTTACCTCTAAACTTATCTCAAATGGAATAGTTGCCAAAGAGGGGACAATCGTTGATGCTTCATTTGTAAATGTACCCAAACAAAGAAATACAAGAGATGAAAATAAACAAATCAAAGAGGATAAAATGCCACAAAGCTTTGAAGACAATCCAAATAAAAAAGCTCAAAAAGATTGTGATGCAAGATGGACAACAAAAGGAGGTCAAAGAGAATATGGATATAAAGATCATGTAGCCTCAGATCAGAAAACTAAAATTATCACTAAATATGAAGTGACGCCAGCTTCAACCCATGATTCACAAGTGGTTAAAGATTTGATAGATGGAGATGATAATACCCTCTATGCTGATAGTGCTTATAAATCTGAAGAGACTGAGCAATATCTCGAAAGTAAAAATGTGAAATCAAAAGTTATCAAAAGAGCCTACAGAAACAAACCCTTAACCAATGCCCAGCATAAAGAAAATTATAAACACTCTAAAACAAGAGTAAGAGTTGAACATATATTTGGAACACTTACAACTCAAATGCATAATGCACTTAATCTTCTCTCAATTGGAATAGATAGGATAAAGTCCACAATAGGACTTACGAACCTTACCTACAACTTAGTCAGATACGAACAGATGGTTAGATTACAAAAGGTAAAATTGATATGA
- a CDS encoding methyl-accepting chemotaxis protein, with product MGALKGIFRGSLNAYYNFLMAKERSGIERAVGAGTFANKTFAPGMYTKFLSLVNEQDLFLKTFLIYGNQYENFIKEKMNNPIFAEVQKMRDILLSYSENRDIVFDIESKYWFDSITQKINILKEIDDYVIQDINTRIDTFINEETNRMYIIALGLIFIVLFTVLFVRFFIGSIHRALSKINDGIEQFMKYLNKEINEIEYIKVGTKGYLGQLADMVNKNIDTINGNLEKDLLCVGEATITLDKVQKGYYGCRVKSVAANPQVRILAKNINSMLDIQQKIINEILRVLNEYTNYNYLSVIDIKEIEGESKQMVEGINALGQAITNMLIENKTNGQTLDEGSTQLLKNVDQLNKASNDAAARLEETAAAVEEITSNIALSSQNIAQMAKNANELTVSANEGEKLATQTVSSMDDINTQVTAINEAISVIDQIAFQTNILSLNAAVEAATAGEAGRGFAVVAAEVRNLASRSAEAANEIKALVENATLKSRQGKDIAASMINGYHNLNDNINNTLSLISEVENASKEQKYGIEQISDAINSLDKQTQINANVANHTNTIAVETSELAKNVVESTNTKEFRGK from the coding sequence TTGGGAGCTTTAAAAGGTATTTTTAGAGGTTCCCTTAATGCTTATTATAATTTCTTAATGGCTAAAGAAAGATCAGGTATTGAGCGTGCCGTTGGTGCAGGAACTTTCGCAAATAAAACCTTTGCTCCTGGAATGTATACTAAATTTTTGAGTTTAGTAAATGAACAAGATTTATTTCTTAAAACATTTCTTATTTATGGAAATCAATATGAAAATTTTATAAAAGAAAAAATGAATAATCCTATTTTTGCAGAAGTTCAAAAAATGAGAGATATCTTACTTTCATACTCTGAAAATAGAGATATAGTATTTGATATAGAATCTAAATATTGGTTTGATTCAATTACTCAAAAAATCAATATTTTAAAAGAAATAGATGATTATGTAATTCAAGATATTAATACTAGGATTGATACATTTATAAATGAAGAAACGAATAGAATGTATATTATCGCATTGGGATTGATATTTATAGTTTTATTTACAGTTTTATTTGTTCGATTTTTTATTGGAAGTATTCATAGAGCTCTTTCAAAAATTAACGATGGTATAGAACAATTTATGAAATACTTAAATAAAGAGATAAATGAAATTGAATATATTAAAGTAGGTACTAAAGGTTATTTAGGTCAATTAGCAGATATGGTAAATAAGAATATAGATACAATTAATGGTAATCTAGAAAAAGATTTACTTTGTGTTGGTGAAGCTACAATTACTCTTGATAAGGTTCAAAAAGGCTATTACGGATGTCGAGTTAAATCAGTAGCAGCAAATCCTCAAGTTAGAATATTAGCAAAAAATATTAATAGCATGTTAGATATTCAACAAAAAATTATAAATGAAATTTTAAGAGTATTAAATGAATATACAAATTATAATTATTTAAGTGTTATTGATATTAAAGAAATAGAGGGTGAATCAAAACAAATGGTTGAAGGTATTAATGCTTTAGGCCAAGCCATCACAAATATGTTAATTGAAAATAAAACAAATGGGCAAACTTTAGATGAAGGTTCTACTCAATTATTAAAAAATGTTGACCAATTAAATAAAGCTTCAAATGACGCAGCAGCAAGACTTGAAGAAACAGCAGCGGCAGTTGAAGAGATTACAAGTAATATTGCTTTAAGTAGTCAAAATATTGCACAAATGGCAAAAAATGCAAATGAATTAACGGTTTCAGCAAATGAGGGCGAAAAACTTGCAACTCAAACAGTTTCTTCAATGGATGATATTAATACTCAAGTAACAGCTATAAATGAGGCTATTAGTGTTATTGATCAAATTGCTTTCCAAACTAATATTCTTTCATTAAATGCAGCTGTTGAAGCGGCAACTGCTGGAGAAGCAGGGCGTGGATTTGCTGTTGTTGCAGCTGAAGTGCGAAATTTAGCATCAAGAAGTGCAGAGGCTGCAAATGAAATTAAAGCATTAGTTGAAAATGCTACTTTAAAATCAAGACAAGGGAAAGATATAGCAGCTTCAATGATAAATGGTTATCATAATTTAAATGATAATATTAATAATACTTTATCATTAATATCAGAAGTTGAAAATGCATCAAAAGAACAAAAATATGGAATAGAGCAAATTAGTGATGCTATTAATAGTTTAGATAAACAAACACAAATAAATGCAAATGTTGCAAATCATACAAATACAATTGCTGTAGAAACATCAGAATTAGCTAAAAATGTTGTTGAATCTACAAATACAAAAGAGTTTAGAGGAAAATAA
- a CDS encoding ankyrin repeat domain-containing protein → MFKIYCVSLLFTLLFTSCVQNERLEIRLTPIMKNDTISNIPLHDAVRAKDINKVKEILSDGFLLNTQDKAGFTALHLAVRFDQYDIAEYLINKKVSVNTFDIYGDTPLLESMRNKTDNISKLLLCNGAKQDVKDRNLLSPLDYAKIDDNEAMIKILESSDIKSFCEEKEIITVQRVEEKSSTNNIDNETSIIELTLYDALKNEFHSDLVKWNAEIKEGSLIFRFKNTDMLFAHGSSELSSDYKIILDDFFPRYLNVLYNYKNEIEQVRIEGHTSSVYSSAKNENEKYAKNKELSTKRANKVVDYVSSIPNNFIIEHKDWLNDYVKPYGMASDKLIYKQGVEDESLSRRVEFVIIKKK, encoded by the coding sequence ATGTTTAAAATTTATTGTGTAAGTTTACTATTTACTCTTTTGTTCACATCTTGCGTCCAAAATGAGAGATTAGAGATTCGATTAACTCCTATAATGAAAAATGATACTATTAGTAATATCCCTTTACATGATGCTGTAAGAGCAAAAGATATAAATAAAGTAAAAGAAATACTTTCAGATGGGTTTTTATTAAATACTCAAGATAAAGCGGGTTTTACAGCTTTGCATTTAGCAGTGAGATTTGATCAGTATGATATTGCTGAATATCTTATCAATAAAAAAGTATCTGTAAATACATTTGATATATATGGCGATACACCATTATTAGAATCTATGAGAAATAAAACAGATAATATTTCTAAACTTCTACTTTGTAATGGTGCAAAACAAGATGTTAAAGATAGAAATTTATTATCTCCTTTAGACTACGCTAAAATTGATGATAATGAAGCAATGATTAAAATATTAGAATCTTCAGATATAAAATCTTTTTGTGAAGAAAAAGAGATTATTACAGTTCAAAGAGTAGAAGAAAAATCCTCAACTAATAATATAGATAATGAAACTAGCATTATTGAGTTAACATTATACGATGCTTTGAAAAATGAATTTCATTCTGACTTAGTTAAATGGAATGCAGAAATAAAAGAGGGTAGTTTAATATTTAGATTTAAAAATACTGATATGTTATTTGCCCATGGAAGTAGTGAATTATCATCTGATTATAAGATAATATTGGATGATTTTTTTCCAAGATATTTAAATGTTTTATATAACTATAAAAATGAAATAGAACAAGTTAGAATAGAAGGTCATACTTCATCTGTTTATTCTTCAGCAAAAAATGAAAATGAAAAGTATGCTAAAAATAAAGAACTTTCAACAAAAAGAGCAAACAAAGTTGTTGATTATGTATCATCAATACCGAATAATTTTATTATTGAACATAAAGATTGGTTAAATGATTATGTAAAACCTTATGGAATGGCTTCTGATAAGCTTATTTATAAGCAAGGTGTTGAAGATGAATCTTTATCTAGAAGGGTTGAGTTTGTAATTATCAAAAAGAAATAA
- a CDS encoding heat shock protein transcriptional repressor HspR, whose protein sequence is METNSYIEPVYLISAVAEILNIHPQTLRQYEREGLIKPSRTNGKIRLYSQKDIDHIKYVLTLTRELGVNLAGVDIILQLNKKIEELEQNIHLYKTKIKNINNLSIVPDSKALVVQKTSFDILIVEKKTSK, encoded by the coding sequence ATGGAAACAAATAGCTATATAGAGCCTGTATATTTGATTTCAGCAGTTGCTGAGATATTAAATATTCATCCTCAAACATTAAGACAGTATGAAAGAGAAGGCTTAATAAAGCCTTCTAGAACAAATGGTAAGATAAGACTATATTCTCAAAAAGATATTGATCATATAAAATATGTATTAACACTAACAAGAGAATTAGGAGTTAACTTAGCTGGAGTTGATATTATTTTACAATTAAATAAGAAAATTGAAGAACTAGAACAAAATATACATTTATATAAAACAAAAATAAAAAATATCAACAATCTATCTATTGTTCCTGATTCAAAAGCTTTAGTAGTTCAAAAAACTTCATTTGACATTCTTATTGTAGAAAAAAAAACAAGCAAATAA